CCCTCTCAccctctgcccctccctccttccctttcaccccttctccctcttccttctctcccctcctctcactctcaccCCTcacaccctctctccctccctcattccctctcaccctctctccctctctgttgatGACCTATTTCCCTTCTTATGGAAATCCAGTTTTCTGTTCCAGGATCCATCTGGGAGCCAGCAGGGATCATGACGCTGCCAACAAGTGTGGAGGCCGTGCACAAGCCTCACATTCAGAAATAGAAGAAACTGAGAGCAAACTGCTCACAATCCCGAAGAGAGTCGACATTGTTGCTGATTTATGTTGCCGTTGTTGTtgctgaaaggtcaaaggtcacatgtaGAATTCATCAGAACCAACTGGATCCTACAGTCTTTACAGTGTTTTTAAGAGACAGTAGTTGATGTGAGGAACCCTTTTGGGAACATTACTGTTCCATCActgaggccacgcccccaaaTCCATAGCAAACCGGTTGTATTTATAGCCACTAATTCACATGGGAATGTTAACACAGTTCGAAACTAAATCTGAACCAAGAAATAGGAGAGGTTGACAGTCCAGAGACAAGGACagaccacacaccacacaaacaacacacacacacacacacacacacgctcttacCTTGTCCAGAGCCTCCCGCTCCAGCAGGTCCTGAACAGCCAGTAATTTGATGCtggaaaaagaacagaaagtTCATTTATTACTTTGACCCATAAAAAATTCACACCACATTTGAAAGAGATGAAGTTTTTTCATCGGCCGAGTCGGATGTGACGTCACCATCGTTTCCATAACGGATTTTTATGTAACAAATACGATTCTGCTGTAACAAAGAGAGTTTGTGGTTAATCTACAGTTAATCGTGTTTATTCTCATTATGAGCTAACGTAGACAGTTGAGTTTGGGCGCAGCTGACTGAGGCGTCTGTCTCAGCAGCATGCAACCGCAATGTTGCCACAccccacacaccacaccacacaccacacacacacacaccacacacacacacacacacacacacagagtttaaacccccttgacctctgacccactaATGCACATTGCGTAACTGTCTTTCTGCTTGTGCTGCTTTAGGGAATTATGGGAATTCTGCAAACTCAGATTTGTTTAGCTCAGCAACGATCAGCCACAACTCTTAAACCGCAGACAAGTGAAAATCAGCAACAACAAGAATCGGGACCGAACCAGGACGCAGCCCTGCAGGCGGGGGGGTGATTTCCTGCCTTAGGGTCATTAAAGTTTTGTGTGTGGAGGATAATTCTGATGGCATCCATGTTTCATGTTTCATCACTGACTTAATCCCAGATCAGCTCGTCTGtctgctgcagacagaaacaagaAAACCCACAAGTTCGGGCCAGGATTTCAGCAGGAGACTTCAGATTCACTTTTCTGGGCTCAGTCTGGATGCTTTGGTCACCGGCCAGAGCCACATCGAGCCACATCGAGCCACATCGAGCCTCACCGACTCAGTCAACACTCAACAAAACGCTGCGTCAGCACAACTTTCAACAGCCGTTGAACATCCCTCCATCAGCTCAGACCTGGCGACCCCAGCGCCCTGGCGACCCCAGCGCCCTGGTGATCCCGTGTCCTGGTGATCCTActgtcctggtgaccccagtgtcctggtgaccccagtGTCCTCGTgatcccagtgtcctggtgaccccagcgtcctggtgaccccagtgtcctggtgaccccagtGTCCTGGTGGCCCCAGTGTCCTGGTGGCCCCAGTGTCCTCGTgatcccagtgtcctggtgaccccagtCCTGGTGACCCctgtcctggtgaccccagtGTCCTGGTGCCCCAGCGTCCTGGTGATCCCAGTGTCCTCGTgatcccagtgtcctggtgaccccagtCCTGGTGACCCCAGTCCTGGTGGCCCCAGCGTCCTGGTgatcccagtgtcctggtgatcccagtgtcctggtgaccccagcGTCCTGGTGACCCCGTCCTGGTGGCCCGCGCCTGGTgatcccagtgtcctggtgaccccagtgtcctggtgacccAGCGTCCTGGTGACCCCGTCCTGGTGACCCCAGCGTCCTGGTGATCCTAGTGTCCTGGTGATCCCAGCGTCCTGGTGGCCCCAGCGTCCTGGTGATCCTAGTGTCCTGGTgatcccagtgtcctggtgaccccagtgtcctggtgatcctagtgtcctggtgatcccagtgtcctggtgaccccagtgtcctggtgatcccagtgtcctggtggcCCCAGTGTCCTGGTGGCCCCAGCGTCCTGGTGATCCTAGTGTCCTGGTgatcccagtgtcctggtgaccccagcATCCTGGTGACTTCGGCCTCCACTGTGTTTGACCACTCCAGCCAGTCTGAGGAGGGTTCTAGAACACTTGGGACCTCTCGATCATCTGCTCTCGTGAGGAAGAAGTCACCGCCCACACGTGCAGACAGAGGAGGTCGTGCTGAACGGCATCCGGAGTGTCTGAGCGCTGCCAGTTTGCTGCCAAACTGGTTTTGTAATGTTGTAATTACAAATCGAACCAGGATAAGTTAGCAAACTAATGCAATGTTCTTAAGGCTGAATAAACACCAGACGGTTGTGGGGCTGATTTAGGAGTAACTTTGCCACGCCACAGAAAAGGGGCGGGGTTTGTCTTAACAGGTGACTCATCTAGAGCCATTTATCACTATTAAGTGCACAAGTACTGACTTGTAAACCTTTGACGTACTTTCTGCCATTGCTGGCTCAGGGGAAAAGCATTGTGGGATGCCTCGCTGTCCCACGTATGTAGTTGATGAAATGGGCTGATCAAGTACCCACCTGGGCACCGGGATCGTACCTGGCAGCTTGTGTATTTACGGAGGAATGTACGGTGAAAAACCAGAATGTTTCTCAGAGTTGGGGTGTTCTCAGGTCGGGATCCCACCGGGTCTCCGGTACAGGCGTAACACAGTCTGGTGATATTTAACCTCAACAACAGTCAGATCCTCAAAACATCCTCTCTTCCCTGCAGGTGGCACCGATTCCTCGTCATACTCAGACGGAACTGACTTATATCCTGGTTCTGGTGTCCtccatgatgtcacttcctcagTGGTGTCGCCACAACTAGAGAAAAGTGATGGAGCTCTGTGAccttcagcacctcctgctCTGAAACCTCTTTACTGATCATCAACACAAGAAGCATCTTTATGGTTTCTGCAGTAATCACATAGACTGGAGTCTGAACTGGAAACCAGGAATGTCCAGAGTGGGAAGAGCCGTCCCTGTGCTTCCAGCCCGGCTGCCGTTTATTCAGGCCATTTCTTTTATTCCCGGTGACCGGGGCTGCTTGTGACAGATGAATCATCAGCTGCTGCCCAAAACAAACCttggagccaaagcagcagaggGAAACAAGCTCCATCTCCTGCCTCTCCCAGTTTAACTCTCCATCCTTCTTCTGGTGAGCAGAGGTGGCTACGGGGCAACAGTCTGTCCAGGAAGACAATCAACCACCGAGCAGCAGAGCGCTGAGCTGCTGGCATCATTCTGGTCCTACTAACCCCCTCTAGGAAACTTCCTCCTGGGTTCTGTCTGACAACTCAGATGATTGGGGTCAGCCCAGACCTCAGAGTTCCGGCGTCCTGTAGTGAACCTCTGGTctgaacaaaacaggaagtgggttttcAGAATGTGCGTTTACTACGATGACGTCAGAGGTGCCATCAGATGATTCGTGAGGAAGTCGGAGAGATTGCGTGGCGATGAGCACAGGTCACTTCCCTGCTTTAATTCCTCAATTTGAGGAGGTTTGGGTCCCTccccgggggtggggggatggggtggTGGCATTGTCTGATGCCCTGGGTGCAGCTTGGCGGTGCTGTGAGACACATGCGTCGCCACGTGAGGGTCTGCACAGCTACAGAGACGCAGCCGTCTGTGTGATGTAAGAGACGAGTACAAAGACCTGAGTGAACAGAGTCCCTGGAGCACCTCCTCTctaccggggggggggggaactggATCCATCTCAGCCTTCCTAATGGTGGCTCTTTCACTTCCCCTGTGTCTGCGGTGGCGCTGTGACTAACGTCTGCCTGCTCACTAACACCAGTGGGCCGTCACAGACACGGGGACCTGACGCAGTTTGCAGTCTTTCCCGCGGTGAGGGTCATTGAACTGTAGTAGCTCTCGTCTGGTGCCTGGAGGAAATCCAGGAAGTGTGCACGCCGGAGCCCGGGTCTTGTGATCGCTCACACCAGGAAGCCTGAGAACTGTACAAACACAACTCCTCCGTGACAACAGCCAATCAGTACAGTCTCCATGGGTTTGGGAAcagaagaaatgtgtgtgtgtgtgggggggggactgctcCTGATGTTTGCACTGGGTGTGGTGGCGTTTGCCAACATGACTGACAGCAGCCGCAAAGCGTGAGGGAGGCGGGAGGACGATGGAGAAGTTCCACCTGTGAAGTGTTGAGCTTCCTGACACCTTCAGCTTCTTAAGAGCGGAGCAGCATCTCACTGGAAAGGCctcaaacatacacacatgcgggcacacgcacacacacacacaaatatacacacacacacacacacacacaaatacacacacacacacacaaatacacacacacacacacacacacacacacacacttttcccacTTCACTTAACTTATTCAGACCTCAACATAAGCCTACTTTGGCCCCCTGCAGCCACCGTAGCTTCTCGGACACGGCAGTAAACAGCTCCCATATTTAGTCTCACCACTAGATGCCACCAAATCTCACATGTTggaccgttgactctttcactTCTTCCCGTTTCTTTTGAATATGTGACTCATATTAGCCCACCCGTAGTTCATTGGAACTGAGAGACAACATAAAGATTAACCAGAATAACCTTCATTCTTCCCACAAGTCCTTCagactgaaatatttttaattgCCTCATACTTGTTGGAGTTCCTAATAACCTCAATAATTTGCCGTATTTGTACTGCGACTAATTCCAGAAGATAATCCGTTTATGATTGACCCTCTGAGGAGGTCAGCAGGTTCTACTCACTCGTTCTCCAGCAGGGTCATGCACACCACCTCCTTCACCCCCGGGTTGTTGGCCTTGTCACAGGAGCAGCCCTGCAGGCTCCAGGTTCCCAGGCGCACCACGGGCTTCCCGTCCCGCAGGCAGGCCGGGGGCTCCACGATGGGCCGCACAGAGATGATCTGGGTCGGACCTCCGGGCGGAAGGTCCAGGTCGTCGCTCTTGATGCTGAATGAGGTGGGACTCGGGTGGGACTTGGTGGTGCAGGTCAGCCCTCCGTTGGTGTTGGTGGACGGCGCCCTGGAGCGCTCCACGAAAACCTGGAAGCGGATTTTGTCGAGCAGCGAGCCGTTGATGTGGTTCACCTTCACCAGGTCCTCGATGCTCCGGAACGGGCCGTGCTCCACGCGGTACGCCACAATGTTCTTGGCGATCTTGTCGGTGATGCCTCTGATGCTCATGAGCTGCGCAGGGGTGGCCGTGTTGACGTTCATGCCCGTGCACGGGTGGTGATCCAGCTCTTTACGCAGCGACGACGGGGAGTGCTGGGACGAGCTGGTCCTGCTGGACACGCAAATTTCCAGTTTAATCACCTCCAGTTTGGTGGCCCCGATCCCGCTCACCAAAGCCAGGTCCTCGACCTTTTTGA
This is a stretch of genomic DNA from Takifugu rubripes unplaced genomic scaffold, fTakRub1.2, whole genome shotgun sequence. It encodes these proteins:
- the LOC115248100 gene encoding endonuclease/exonuclease/phosphatase family domain-containing protein 1-like, which produces MGGSLGCHRSIPKDPTDFSCGKRKFSAACNFGHILVNQERLNINTATEEELMTLPGVNRAVAQNIVEYRDCIGGFKKVEDLALVSGIGATKLEVIKLEICVSSRTSSSQHSPSSLRKELDHHPCTGMNVNTATPAQLMSIRGITDKIAKNIVAYRVEHGPFRSIEDLVKVNHINGSLLDKIRFQVFVERSRAPSTNTNGGLTCTTKSHPSPTSFSIKSDDLDLPPGGPTQIISVRPIVEPPACLRDGKPVVRLGTWSLQGCSCDKANNPGVKEVVCMTLLENDIKLLAVQDLLEREALDKVRACV